In a single window of the Globicephala melas chromosome 10, mGloMel1.2, whole genome shotgun sequence genome:
- the KCNJ8 gene encoding ATP-sensitive inward rectifier potassium channel 8 produces MLARKSIIPEEYVLARIAAENLRKPRIRDRLPKARFIAKSGACNLAHKNIREQGRFLQDIFTTLVDLKWRHTLVIFTMSFLCSWLLFAIMWWLVAFAHGDIYAYMEKSGMEKSGLESTVCVTNVRSFTSAFLFSIEVQVTIGFGGRMMTEECPLAITVLILQNIVGLIINAVMLGCIFMKTAQAHRRAETLIFSRHAVIAVRNGKLCFMFRVGDLRKSMIISASVRIQVVKKTTTPEGEVVPIHQLDIPVDNPLESNNIFLVAPLIICHVIDKRSPLYDISATDLANQDLEVIVILEGVVETTGITTQARTSYIAEEIQWGHRFVSIVTEEEGVYSVDYSKFGNTVKVAAPRCSARELDEKPSILIQTLQKSELSHQNSLRKRNSMRRNNSMRRNNSIRRNNSSLMVPKVQFMTPEGNQNTSES; encoded by the exons ATGTTGGCCAGAAAGAGCATCATCCCCGAGGAGTATGTGCTGGCGCGCATAGCCGCGGAGAACCTGCGCAAACCGCGCATCAGGGACCGCCTGCCCAAGGCCCGCTTCATCGCCAAGAGCGGGGCCTGCAACCTGGCGCACAAGAACATCCGGGAGCAAGGACGGTTCCTCCAGGACATCTTCACTACCTTGGTGGACCTGAAATGGCGCCACACCCTGGTCATCTTTACCATGTCGTTCCTCTGCAGCTGGCTGCTCTTCGCCATCATGTGGTGGCTGGTGGCCTTTGCCCACGGGGACATCTATGCTTACATGGAGAAAAGTGGGATGGAGAAAAGTGGCTTGGAGTCCACCGTGTGTGTGACTAACGTCAG gtctttcacctctgcTTTCCTCTTCTCCATTGAAGTTCAAGTGACAATTGGGTTTGGCGGGAGAATGATGACAGAGGAATGCCCTCTGGCCATCACAGTCCTGATTCTCCAGAACATTGTGGGTTTGATCATCAATGCAGTCATGTTGGGCTGCATATTCATGAAAACAGCCCAGGCTCACAGAAGGGCGGAAACCTTGATTTTCAGCCGCCATGCGGTGATCGCAGTCCGAAATGGCAAACTGTGTTTCATGTTCCGTGTGGGCGACCTAAGGAAAAGCATGATCATCAGTGCATCGGTGCGCATCCAGGTGGTCAAGAAAACCACGACACCCGAAGGGGAGGTGGTGCCTATTCACCAACTAGACATTCCCGTTGATAACCCCCTTGAGAGTAATAACATTTTTCTGGTGGCCCCTTTGATCATCTGCCACGTGATTGACAAGCGCAGCCCCTTGTATGATATCTCCGCCACTGACCTTGCCAACCAAGACCTGGAGGTCATCGTGATTCTGGAAGGAGTGGTCGAAACTACTGGCATTACCACCCAAGCGAGAACCTCCTACATCGCTGAGGAGATCCAATGGGGCCATCGCTTCGTGTCCATCGTAACCGAGGAGGAAGGCGTGTATTCCGTGGATTACTCCAAATTTGGCAACACCGTGAAGGTAGCGGCTCCGAGGTGCAGCGCCCGAGAGCTGGACGAAAAGCCTTCCATTCTTATCCAAACCCTCCAGAAGAGTGAACTGTCCCACCAGAATTCTCTGAGGAAGCGCAATTCCATGAGAAGAAACAATTCCATGAGGAGGAATAATTCCATCCGCCGGAACAATTCATCCCTCATGGTGCCCAAGGTGCAATTTATGACTCCAGAAGGAAATCAGAACACGTCGGAATCCTGA